A DNA window from Stenotrophomonas sp. 57 contains the following coding sequences:
- the yhbY gene encoding ribosome assembly RNA-binding protein YhbY has product MPTALTASQTRFLRGQAHDLKALLQTGGKGVTPAFIAELNEVLERHELVKVKVAAEDREARDVMIGEIVEATESALVQRIGHVAVLYRPSKEQRQIVLPRG; this is encoded by the coding sequence ATGCCCACCGCCCTGACCGCCTCCCAGACCCGTTTCCTGCGCGGCCAAGCCCACGACCTGAAGGCCCTGCTGCAGACCGGCGGCAAGGGCGTGACTCCGGCCTTCATCGCTGAGCTGAACGAAGTGCTGGAGCGCCACGAGCTGGTGAAGGTGAAGGTCGCCGCCGAGGACCGCGAAGCGCGGGATGTGATGATCGGCGAGATCGTCGAAGCCACCGAGAGTGCTCTGGTGCAGCGCATCGGCCACGTCGCCGTGCTGTACCGTCCGAGCAAGGAACAGCGCCAGATCGTGCTGCCGCGCGGCTGA
- the ftsH gene encoding ATP-dependent zinc metalloprotease FtsH, with protein sequence MNDLTKNLLLWVVVAVVLMVVFQSFSPKSSGAGAQGASYSQFLDQVDSGNVQKVAFGGDMRGGTSQLTYTTRGGQSSTITAPFDRDLINVLRTKNVEIVQEEPSSGISLGAILMNFLPVILIIGFWLFIMRQMQGGGGGAKGAMSFGKSRAKLQGEDQIKVTFADVAGCDEAKEEVGELVDFLRDPSKFTKLGGKIPRGVLMVGPPGTGKTLLAKAIAGEAKVPFFSISGSDFVEMFVGVGASRVRDMFEQAKKHAPCIIFIDEIDAVGRHRGAGLGGGHDEREQTLNQLLVEMDGFEGGEGVIVIAATNRPDVLDPALLRPGRFDRQVVVGLPDVKGREHILKVHMRKLPLADDVEPMVIARGTPGFSGADLANLCNEAALFAARGNEKEVRMDHFDRARDKILMGAERRSMAMSEEEKTLTAYHEAGHAIVGRLVPEHDPVYKVTIIPRGRALGVTMYLPEGDKYSMNRVAIKSQLCSLYGGRVAEELIFGADKVTTGASNDIERATKMARNMVTKWGLSDQLGPIAYGEEDDEVFLGRSVTQHKSVSNDTARRIDEEVRNILDEAYARTTELMTANIDKLHAMSQLLLQYETIDAPQIDAIMEGRDPPPPAGWSKSNKDGGNDKGGDARPLPPIAGPAESH encoded by the coding sequence ATGAACGACTTGACCAAGAACCTCCTGCTATGGGTGGTCGTCGCCGTCGTGCTGATGGTGGTCTTCCAGAGCTTCTCGCCCAAGTCCTCCGGGGCCGGGGCGCAGGGCGCGTCGTATTCGCAGTTCCTGGACCAGGTGGACAGCGGCAACGTGCAGAAGGTCGCCTTCGGCGGCGACATGCGCGGCGGCACCAGCCAGCTGACCTACACCACCCGCGGTGGGCAGTCGTCCACCATCACCGCGCCGTTCGATCGTGACCTGATCAACGTACTGCGTACCAAGAACGTGGAAATCGTGCAGGAGGAGCCGTCCAGCGGCATTTCCCTCGGTGCGATCCTGATGAATTTCCTGCCGGTCATCCTGATCATCGGCTTCTGGTTGTTCATCATGCGCCAGATGCAGGGCGGTGGCGGCGGTGCCAAGGGCGCGATGTCCTTCGGCAAGTCGCGGGCCAAGCTGCAGGGCGAAGACCAGATCAAGGTCACCTTTGCCGACGTCGCCGGCTGCGACGAGGCCAAGGAAGAAGTGGGCGAACTGGTCGACTTCCTGCGCGACCCGTCCAAGTTCACCAAGCTGGGCGGCAAGATTCCGCGCGGCGTGCTGATGGTGGGCCCGCCGGGTACCGGCAAGACGCTGCTGGCCAAGGCCATCGCCGGCGAAGCCAAGGTGCCGTTCTTCTCGATCTCCGGTTCGGACTTCGTGGAAATGTTCGTCGGCGTCGGCGCCAGCCGCGTGCGCGACATGTTCGAGCAGGCCAAGAAGCACGCGCCGTGCATCATCTTCATCGACGAAATCGATGCCGTCGGTCGCCACCGTGGCGCCGGCCTGGGCGGCGGTCATGATGAGCGCGAGCAGACGCTGAACCAGCTGCTGGTCGAAATGGATGGCTTCGAGGGTGGCGAAGGTGTGATCGTGATCGCCGCGACCAACCGTCCGGACGTGCTGGACCCGGCGCTGCTGCGTCCGGGCCGTTTCGACCGCCAGGTCGTGGTCGGCCTGCCGGACGTGAAGGGCCGCGAGCACATCCTGAAGGTCCACATGCGCAAGCTGCCGCTGGCCGACGACGTCGAGCCGATGGTGATCGCGCGTGGTACCCCTGGTTTCTCGGGTGCCGACCTGGCCAACCTCTGCAACGAGGCCGCCCTGTTCGCCGCGCGTGGCAACGAGAAGGAAGTCCGAATGGACCACTTCGACCGTGCCCGCGACAAGATCCTGATGGGTGCCGAGCGCCGCTCGATGGCCATGAGCGAGGAGGAGAAGACCCTCACCGCCTACCACGAGGCTGGCCACGCCATCGTCGGTCGCCTGGTGCCCGAGCATGACCCGGTCTACAAGGTCACCATCATTCCGCGCGGTCGTGCGCTGGGCGTGACCATGTACCTGCCGGAAGGCGACAAGTACTCGATGAACCGCGTGGCGATCAAGTCGCAGCTGTGCTCGCTGTACGGCGGCCGTGTCGCAGAGGAGCTGATCTTCGGTGCTGACAAGGTCACCACCGGTGCCTCCAACGACATCGAACGCGCCACCAAGATGGCCCGCAACATGGTCACCAAGTGGGGCCTGTCCGACCAGCTCGGCCCGATCGCCTATGGCGAAGAGGATGACGAGGTGTTCCTGGGTCGCTCGGTCACCCAGCACAAGAGCGTGTCCAACGACACCGCGCGCCGCATCGACGAGGAAGTGCGCAACATCCTCGACGAGGCCTACGCACGCACCACCGAGCTGATGACGGCCAACATCGACAAGCTGCACGCGATGTCGCAGCTGCTGCTGCAGTACGAGACCATCGACGCGCCGCAGATCGACGCCATCATGGAAGGCCGCGATCCGCCGCCGCCGGCCGGCTGGAGCAAGTCGAACAAGGACGGCGGCAACGACAAGGGCGGCGACGCCCGTCCGCTGCCGCCGATCGCAGGCCCGGCCGAATCGCACTGA
- the folP gene encoding dihydropteroate synthase, whose product MFDTSPQLDCAGRILRLDRARVMGIVNVTPDSFSDGGAHDTTEAAVAHGLKLVEEGADLLDIGGESTRPGAAPVPVEEELRRVIPVIEQLAARSQVPISIDTFKPEVMRAAVAAGAGMINDIFGLRQDGALEAAADAGVPVVLMHMQGEPGHMQADPHYDDVVAEVHGFLVQRLFAAEMAGIAKKNLLFDLGFGFGKTTAHNMTLLARSERFLELGVPMLAGLSRKRSLGELTGRDTPSERVAASVAAHLIAVQRGARIVRVHDVAATVDALKIWQAVDAVPTPRADTTPSIRWPDED is encoded by the coding sequence ATGTTCGATACCTCGCCCCAGCTCGATTGCGCCGGCCGCATCCTGCGCCTGGACCGTGCCCGGGTCATGGGCATCGTCAACGTCACGCCGGACTCGTTCTCCGACGGCGGCGCGCACGACACAACCGAAGCCGCCGTAGCGCACGGCCTGAAGCTGGTGGAGGAAGGCGCCGACCTGCTCGACATCGGCGGCGAATCGACCCGCCCGGGCGCTGCGCCGGTACCGGTCGAGGAAGAGCTGCGTCGCGTGATCCCGGTGATCGAGCAGCTGGCTGCCCGCAGCCAGGTGCCGATCAGCATCGACACCTTCAAGCCGGAGGTGATGCGCGCAGCAGTGGCCGCCGGCGCCGGCATGATCAACGACATTTTCGGCCTTCGCCAGGACGGTGCACTGGAAGCCGCTGCGGACGCGGGCGTGCCGGTGGTGCTGATGCACATGCAGGGTGAGCCGGGCCATATGCAGGCCGATCCGCACTACGACGACGTGGTCGCCGAAGTGCACGGTTTCCTGGTGCAACGGCTGTTCGCTGCGGAAATGGCCGGTATCGCCAAGAAGAACCTGCTGTTCGATCTCGGCTTCGGTTTCGGCAAGACCACCGCCCACAACATGACCCTGCTGGCACGCTCCGAGCGCTTCCTGGAACTGGGCGTGCCGATGTTGGCCGGCTTGTCGCGCAAGCGCAGCCTCGGCGAACTGACCGGCCGCGACACGCCCTCCGAGCGCGTGGCTGCCTCGGTGGCCGCACACCTGATCGCGGTCCAGCGCGGTGCGCGAATCGTGCGCGTGCATGACGTGGCGGCGACCGTTGATGCGCTGAAGATCTGGCAGGCCGTCGACGCCGTGCCGACGCCGCGTGCCGATACCACGCCGTCGATCCGCTGGCCGGACGAAGACTGA
- a CDS encoding Mth938-like domain-containing protein, translated as MQLNHEPPDYAYSLRAADGRSARVNELVLASSFFLTPDQLVEHWPVKQAAELQLADLEPILALNPALIVLGTGDRQVFPPAVVMAACLSRGIGLEVMNNPAAARTFNILAGEGRKVAAAFILEG; from the coding sequence ATGCAGCTGAACCACGAACCGCCGGATTACGCCTACAGCCTGCGCGCCGCCGATGGCCGCTCAGCCCGGGTCAACGAGCTGGTGCTGGCCAGCAGCTTCTTCCTGACCCCGGACCAGCTGGTCGAGCACTGGCCGGTGAAGCAGGCCGCCGAACTGCAGCTGGCCGACCTGGAGCCGATCCTGGCGCTGAACCCGGCACTGATCGTACTCGGCACCGGCGACCGCCAGGTGTTCCCGCCGGCGGTGGTGATGGCGGCCTGCCTGTCGCGCGGCATCGGCCTGGAAGTGATGAACAATCCGGCCGCCGCGCGCACCTTCAACATCCTTGCCGGCGAAGGCCGCAAGGTCGCCGCCGCCTTCATTCTCGAAGGCTGA
- a CDS encoding YqaA family protein, with amino-acid sequence MKIFGPLYERAMKWAAHERAPTYLTVLSFFEAIIFPVMPEVMLAPMCVAQPKRGWWFATLSLAGSMVGAVVGYALGHFAFEAIKPLFEALGMLPAIEQGITTVQAKMAESPWAVFTFLVLGGFMPIPMKVFTWASGIVGVPMPQYLLSMLIGRGKRVYVLAAVIRIGGARAEAALRRWIEPLGWIATALVVVLVAWLVWRSKFA; translated from the coding sequence ATGAAGATTTTCGGGCCGCTGTACGAGCGGGCGATGAAGTGGGCGGCGCACGAACGCGCGCCGACCTACCTGACAGTGCTGAGCTTCTTTGAAGCGATCATCTTCCCGGTGATGCCGGAGGTGATGCTGGCGCCGATGTGCGTGGCCCAGCCCAAGCGCGGCTGGTGGTTCGCCACCCTCAGCCTGGCCGGCTCGATGGTCGGGGCGGTGGTCGGCTACGCGCTGGGCCACTTCGCCTTCGAAGCGATCAAGCCGCTGTTCGAAGCGCTGGGCATGCTGCCGGCGATCGAGCAGGGCATCACCACCGTGCAGGCGAAGATGGCCGAGTCGCCGTGGGCGGTGTTCACCTTCCTGGTACTGGGCGGTTTCATGCCCATCCCGATGAAGGTCTTCACGTGGGCATCGGGTATCGTCGGCGTACCGATGCCGCAGTATCTGTTGAGCATGCTGATCGGTCGTGGCAAGCGCGTGTACGTGCTGGCCGCGGTCATTCGTATCGGTGGTGCGCGTGCCGAAGCGGCGCTGCGCCGCTGGATTGAACCGCTGGGCTGGATCGCCACTGCGTTGGTGGTGGTGCTGGTCGCCTGGCTTGTATGGAGGTCGAAGTTCGCATGA
- a CDS encoding peptidoglycan DD-metalloendopeptidase family protein yields the protein MSPDRLSKGVRIGALVLLVSTLAACGTATVVRPGGSGSAGGGVTTPKTSVPKPGQSVVVRKGDTIYALARIHDITPADLIAWNRLDNPSTIHPGQVIRLYPAGASGGRAPTTVVTPPRSGGGSTGSTAPTTTPVGPVKSNIAWRWPADGAIVGRYVAGDATKQGVDIAGTSGQPVKATANGVVVYSGAGLVGYGELIIIKHSDQWLSAYGHNRKRLVNEGQSVKAGEQIAEMGRTGANRDMVHFEIRYNGKPVDPQQYLPAR from the coding sequence ATGAGTCCTGATCGTCTGAGCAAGGGAGTGCGCATCGGCGCGCTGGTGTTGCTGGTTTCCACCCTGGCCGCCTGCGGCACCGCCACCGTGGTCCGCCCGGGCGGCAGCGGCAGCGCCGGCGGCGGCGTGACCACGCCGAAGACCTCGGTGCCCAAGCCCGGGCAGAGCGTAGTGGTGCGCAAGGGCGATACCATCTATGCGCTGGCCCGCATCCACGACATCACTCCGGCCGACCTGATCGCCTGGAACCGCCTGGACAACCCGTCGACCATTCATCCGGGCCAGGTGATCCGCCTGTATCCGGCCGGTGCCAGCGGTGGCCGCGCGCCGACCACGGTGGTGACCCCGCCGCGTTCAGGAGGTGGCAGCACGGGCAGCACCGCGCCGACCACCACCCCGGTGGGACCGGTGAAGAGCAACATCGCCTGGCGCTGGCCGGCTGATGGCGCCATCGTCGGCCGCTACGTGGCCGGTGACGCAACCAAGCAGGGCGTGGATATCGCCGGCACCAGCGGCCAGCCGGTGAAGGCCACCGCCAATGGCGTGGTGGTGTACTCCGGTGCCGGCCTGGTCGGCTACGGCGAGCTGATCATCATCAAGCACAGTGACCAGTGGCTGTCGGCCTATGGCCACAACCGCAAGCGCCTGGTGAACGAAGGCCAGAGCGTGAAGGCCGGCGAGCAGATCGCCGAGATGGGCCGTACCGGTGCGAACCGCGACATGGTCCACTTCGAGATTCGCTACAACGGCAAGCCGGTCGACCCGCAGCAGTATCTGCCGGCGCGCTGA
- the rlmE gene encoding 23S rRNA (uridine(2552)-2'-O)-methyltransferase RlmE, whose product MATRSKSSQRWLKEHFSDPFVKKAQAEGMRSRAAYKLEELLERDRLLKPHMVVVDLGAAPGGWSQQVRRQIGDTGRVLALDILDMPPLAGVEFLHGDFREEAVLSQFEAMLGDQPVDLVLSDMAPNKSGVGAVDQPRMMHLAELALDFADNHLKTGGAFLIKLFQGEGFDDYVRDMRRRYDKVSIRKPEASRKRSPEVYALGQGKRAHMK is encoded by the coding sequence ATGGCTACCCGCAGCAAAAGCAGCCAGCGCTGGCTCAAGGAACACTTCTCCGACCCCTTCGTGAAGAAGGCGCAGGCCGAAGGCATGCGCTCGCGCGCGGCCTACAAGCTCGAAGAGCTGCTCGAACGTGACCGGTTGCTGAAGCCACACATGGTGGTGGTCGACCTCGGCGCGGCACCGGGCGGCTGGTCTCAGCAGGTTCGGAGACAGATAGGTGACACCGGCCGCGTGCTCGCCCTGGACATCCTGGACATGCCGCCGCTGGCTGGCGTGGAGTTCCTTCACGGTGACTTCAGGGAAGAAGCCGTCCTATCGCAGTTTGAAGCCATGCTCGGGGATCAGCCGGTAGACCTTGTGCTGTCCGACATGGCCCCCAATAAGAGTGGTGTGGGCGCGGTCGACCAGCCGCGGATGATGCACCTGGCGGAGCTGGCCCTGGATTTTGCCGACAACCACCTGAAGACCGGTGGGGCGTTCCTAATCAAGCTGTTCCAGGGCGAAGGCTTTGACGACTACGTGCGCGACATGCGCCGCCGGTACGACAAGGTCTCCATCCGCAAGCCGGAAGCCTCGCGCAAGCGCTCGCCCGAGGTGTATGCCTTGGGTCAGGGAAAACGCGCCCACATGAAGTAA